One Solanum lycopersicum chromosome 2, SLM_r2.1 genomic region harbors:
- the LOC101252940 gene encoding geraniol 8-hydroxylase-like: MDYYYYYCFYCTPLALLLAWTLFQCFNLLTTNRSRKVPPGPFPLPIIGNLHLLGNQPHKSLAKLADSHGAVMRLKLGQITTVVISSSDMAKQVLQKQDSAFSSRSIPDIVKEENFHMFSVGWLPASHPQWRIFRKFMTSHIFSINKLDASHHLRYKKLEELVGYCKKSSQIGEAVDIGGAVFRTMLNLLSNTLFSKDLADPYENSGKEFKELMEGMMKEMGKPKLVDYFPVLKIVHPQGLSRYNSHLGKLLKLFNGFINERLEIRKSPSYQNTDVLDALITSSEQNPQEINHMHIATLCLDLFDAGTDTSSNIVEWAMTELLRSPDIMKRVQAELVQVLGEGNLMEETDVARLPYLQCIIKETYRMHPPAPFLVPRGVEQDVELCGYTVPKDSKVLINVWAIGRDSTFWKDPLVFNPDRFMDSKLDVRGQNFELIPFGAGRRICPGLPLAIRMVPVMLGSLLNTFKWKIEGDIAPNDLDMQEKFGLTLTRLHPLRAVPLPL; encoded by the exons ATggattattactattattattgtttttattgcaCTCCTCTAGCTCTCTTGCTTGCCTGGACTTTGTTCCAATGCTTCAATTTATTAACAACAAATAGAAGCAGAAAGGTTCCTCCAGGACCCTTTCCATTACCCATAATCGGAAATCTTCATTTACTGGGGAATCAACCTCATAAATCCCTTGCAAAACTCGCCGATTCGCATGGCGCAGTGATGCGTCTGAAGTTGGGGCAAATAACAACTGTGGTGATTTCTTCTTCAGATATGGCCAAACAAGTGCTCCAAAAGCAAGATTCAGCCTTTTCTAGCAGGTCTATTCCTGATATAGTCAAAGAGGAAAATTTTCACATGTTTTCCGTTGGTTGGCTTCCTGCTTCCCATCCTCAATGGAGAATTTTCCGCAAATTCATGACTTCCCACATCTTCTCTATTAACAAGCTTGATGCCAGTCACCACCTTAG GTACAAGAAGTTGGAAGAACTTGTTGGTTACTGTAAAAAGAGTAGCCAGATTGGAGAGGCGGTAGATATTGGTGGTGCAGTTTTCAGGACTATGTTGAACTTACTTTCCAACACTCTCTTCTCAAAGGACTTGGCAGATCCGTATGAAAATTCTGGTAAAGAATTTAAGGAATTGATGGAGGGAATGATGAAGGAGATGGGTAAACCAAAATTGGTAGACTACTTTCCCGTCCTGAAAATAGTGCATCCGCAAGGTCTAAGTCGATATAATTCTCATTTGGGGAAACTACTAAAGCTATTTAATGGATTCATAAATGAGAGGCTGGAGATAAGGAAATCCCCAAGTTATCAAAACACTGATGTTTTAGATGCCTTAATCACATCAAGTGAACAGAATCCCCAAGAAATTAATCACATGCATATAGCAACATTGTGTTTG GACCTATTTGATGCCGGAACTGATACAAGTTCGAACATAGTGGAATGGGCTATGACTGAGCTTCTTAGATCTCCAGATATTATGAAAAGAGTCCAAGCTGAGCTCGTACAAGTCCTCGGAGAAGGTAACCTGATGGAAGAAACTGACGTTGCCCGACTCCCTTACTTGCAATGCATTATTAAAGAAACTTACAGGATGCACCCTCCAGCTCCTTTTTTGGTACCTCGAGGAGTAGAGCAAGATGTTGAGCTGTGTGGCTACACTGTCCCTAAAGATTCAAAAGTGTTGATTAATGTGTGGGCAATTGGCCGGGACTCAACTTTTTGGAAAGACCCTTTGGTGTTTAATCCTGATAGATTTATGGATTCAAAATTGGATGTGCGAGGTCAAAATTTTGAGTTAATTCCATTTGGTGCTGGTAGAAGAATTTGTCCTGGTCTGCCATTGGCAATAAGGATGGTCCCAGTAATGCTAGGCTCACTGTTGAATACATTTAAGTGGAAAATTGAGGGCGACATTGCACCAAATGACTTGGACATGCAGGAGAAATTTGGCCTCACCTTAACCAGACTTCATCCTCTTAGAGCTGTTCCACTTCCACTCTGA
- the LOC101252644 gene encoding geraniol 8-hydroxylase: MDYYCIPLALLFAWTLFQGLNLLVALTSNRSKKLPPGPFPLSIIGNLHLLGIQPHRSLAKLADSHGPIMHLKLGQITTVVISSSDMAKQMLQKQDLAFSSRSIPDTVQVDNFHMFSVVWLPASGPQWRTLRKILNSHIFSVNKLDATQHLRYKKMEELVVYCKRSSQMGEAVDIGGAIFRTMLNLLSNTLISKDLADPYENSGKEFKDLVEGLMIDMGKPNWVDYFPVLKLLDPQGLRRYNSHFGKLLKFFNGLINERMDLRKMNGQKSSDVLDTLLTATEDNPQDIDRKHIATILLDLFNAGTDTSSNVVEWAMTELLRSPDIMKKVQAELVQVLGEGNLMEETDVARLPYLQCIIKETYRMHPPAPFLVPRKVEQDVELCGYTVPKGSKVLINVWAIGRDSTLWEDPLVFNPDRFKDSKLDVRGQDFELIPFGAGRRICPGLPLAIRMVPVLLGTMLNTFKWKIEGDIAPNDMDMQEKFGLTLAKLRPLRAVPLPL, translated from the exons ATGGATTATTATTGCATTCCTCTAGCTCTCTTGTTTGCCTGGACTTTGTTCCAAGGCTTGAATTTGTTAGTAGCGTTAACATCAAATAGAAGCAAAAAGTTACCTCCAGGACCCTTTCCATTATCCATAATAGGAAATCTTCACTTACTGGGAATTCAACCCCATCGATCCCTTGCCAAACTGGCCGATTCTCATGGCCCAATTATGCACCTGAAGTTGGGCCAAATAACAACTGTGGTGATTTCTTCTTCAGACATGGCTAAACAAATGCTCCAAAAGCAAGACTTAGCCTTCTCTAGCAGATCAATTCCTGATACTGTCCAAGTAGACAACTTTCACATGTTCTCCGTTGTTTGGCTTCCCGCTTCAGGGCCTCAATGGAGAACTCTCCGCAAAATATTGAATTCCCACATCTTCTCCGTTAACAAGCTTGATGCCACCCAGCATCTTag gTACAAGAAGATGGAAGAACTTGTTGTTTACTGTAAAAGGAGTAGCCAGATGGGGGAGGCAGTAGATATTGGTGGTGCAATTTTTAGGACCATGTTGAATTTACTTTCCAACACTCTAATCTCAAAGGACTTGGCAGATCCGTATGAAAATTCGGGTAAAGAATTTAAGGATTTGGTGGAGGGACTAATGATAGACATGGGTAAACCAAATTGGGTGGACTACTTTCCAGTGCTAAAATTATTAGATCCACAAGGACTAAGGCGATATAATTCTCACTTCGGTAAGCTACTTAAGTTTTTCAATGGATTGATAAATGAGAGGATGGATCTAAGGAAGATGAATGGACAAAAGAGTAGTGATGTTTTAGACACCTTACTCACAGCGACTGAAGATAATCCACAAGATATTGATCGCAAGCATATAGCTACAATACTTTTG GACCTATTTAATGCGGGAACTGACACAAGTTCGAATGTAGTGGAATGGGCTATGACTGAGCTTCTTAGATCTCCAGATATTATGAAGAAAGTCCAAGCTGAGCTCGTACAAGTCCTCGGAGAAGGTAACCTGATGGAAGAAACTGACGTTGCCCGACTCCCTTACTTGCAGTGCATTATTAAAGAAACTTACAGGATGCACCCTCCAGCTCCTTTTTTGGTACCTCGAAAAGTAGAGCAAGATGTTGAGCTGTGTGGCTACACTGTCCCTAAAGGTTCGAAAGTGCTCATTAATGTGTGGGCAATTGGCCGGGACTCGACTCTATGGGAAGACCCTTTGGTGTTTAATCCTGATAGATTTAAGGATTCAAAATTGGATGTGCGAGGTCAAGATTTTGAGTTAATTCCATTTGGTGCTGGTCGAAGAATTTGTCCTGGTCTGCCATTGGCAATAAGGATGGTCCCAGTACTGCTAGGCACAATGTTGAATACATTTAAGTGGAAAATTGAGGGTGATATTGCACCAAATGACATGGACATGCAGGAGAAATTTGGCCTCACCTTGGCCAAACTTCGTCCTCTCCGAGCTGTCCCCCTTCCCCtttaa
- the LOC101252344 gene encoding L-ascorbate oxidase homolog has product MGNVALFHLICGIFIFWSVSLVKAEDTYKYFTWTATYGTLYPLGVPQQVILINGQFPGPRLDLVTNDNVILNLINKLDEPLLLTWNGIKQRKNSWQDGVLGTNCPIPINSNYTYKFQTKDQIGSYTYFPSTQLHRAVGGFGALNVYARSVIPVPYAKPAGDFSLLIGDWYKSSHKVLRQILDSGRSLPYPNDLLINGQKQSTFSGDQGKTYMFRISNVGLKNSINFRIQGHKMRVVEIEGSHVLQNFYDSLDVHVGQSMSVLVTLDQPPKDYYIVASTRFSRISFTATSVLHYTNSQTPVSGPVPPAPTGQMHWSMLQARTFRWNLTSNAARPNPQGSFHYGKITISRTFVMANSAPLINGKLRYAVNSVSYVNPDTPLKLADHFNIPGVFNLNSIQAYPSGGSPNLGTAVFPTSHHDFIEIVFQNDEATMQSWHLDGYDFWVVGFGSGKWTQASRNKYNLVDALTRHTTQVYPKSWTAILVSLDNQGMWNLRSAMWDRQYLGQQVYLRVYDPTPSLANEYDIPTNALLCGKAAGRHT; this is encoded by the exons ATGGGGAATGTTGCactttttcatttgatttgtggaattttcattttttggagTGTTTCTCTGGTGAAAGCAGAGGatacttataaatatttcacATGGACTGCTACTTATGGAACTCTTTATCCTCTTGGTGTTCCTCAACAG GTGATCCTCATTAATGGTCAATTTCCTGGTCCAAGACTTGACCTTGTTACAAATGACAATGTAATTCTCAATCTGATTAATAAGTTGGATGAACCTCTTCTGTTGACATG GAATGGaatcaaacaaagaaagaattCTTGGCAAGATGGAGTTTTGGGAACAAACTGTCCCATTCCTATAAATTCAAATTACACTTACAAGTTCCAAACAAAAGACCAGATTGGAAGTTACACATATTTCCCTTCAACTCAATTGCATAGAGCTGTTGGAGGTTTCGGAGCACTTAACGTGTATGCGAGATCTGTAATCCCAGTTCCATATGCTAAACCTGCTGGAGATTTCAGTTTACTTATTGGTGATTGGTACAAGAGCAGTCATAAG GTATTGAGGCAAATATTGGACTCAGGGAGGTCTCTTCCTTACCCAAATGACCTCCTAATAAATGGACAGAAGCAGTCTACCTTCAGTGGTGATCAAG GAAAGACATATATGTTCAGGATTTCAAATGTAGGCTTGAAAAATTCCATTAACTTCAGAATTCAGGGCCATAAGATGAGGGTTGTCGAGATTGAAGGATCCCACGTCTTGCAGAACTTCTATGATTCTCTTGATGTCCATGTTGGTCAATCTATGTCTGTCCTTGTCACATTAGATCAGCCTCCAAAGGACTACTATATTGTTGCTTCTACAAGGTTCTCCAGGATAAGTTTTACTGCCACTTCAGTTCTCCACTACACTAACTCTCAGACACCCGTTTCTGGACCCGTGCCACCTGCTCCAACTGGACAAATGCATTGGTCGATGTTGCAAGCCAGAACATTTAG GTGGAATCTGACATCAAATGCAGCTAGGCCAAATCCTCAGGGTTCATTCCATTATGGAAAAATTACAATATCAAGGACTTTTGTTATGGCTAATTCAGCACCTCTTATCAATGGAAAGCTGAGATATGCTGTCAATAGTGTGTCTTATGTTAATCCTGATACTCCACTTAAGCTTGCTGATCACTTCAACATCCCCGGAGTGTTCAACTTGAACTCCATTCAAGCTTATCCCTCTGGTGGTTCGCCTAACTTAGGCACAGCTGTATTTCCAACTTCTCACCATGATTTCATCGAAATTGTTTTCCAAAACGATGAGGCCACCATGCAATCCTGGCATCTTGATGGCTATGATTTCTGGGTTGTAGG TTTTGGATCTGGCAAATGGACACAAGCAAGTAGAAATAAGTACAATCTTGTTGATGCTCTGACTAGACATACTACACAG GTATATCCCAAATCTTGGACTGCGATATTGGTGTCCTTGGACAACCAAGGAATGTGGAATTTGAGATCAGCTATGTGGGATAGACAATATCTTGGACAACAAGTGTACCTCAGAGTGTACGACCCAACCCCAAGTCTAGCTAATGAATATGACATACCAACTAATGCTCTTCTTTGTGGCAAAGCTGCTGGTAGACATACTTAA
- the LOC101252036 gene encoding reticulon-like protein B13, whose translation MQQQTTTSTDSPTPQLENHSDSESNLHTSTDSPTPDVNVGKTSTDILRDVILWKRKSFTVAALLAATAIWLALEVYGLTFITLFSWIAMFLIVSTFLWGNIHMLLGKEPLDMSRMYISDESVVEAGIKFRESVENSLRFLFNVSTKREWFVFAGTVASLGLLSVVGSYLDLLTLLYIGIVMGLTVPVVYVKYEDRIKDLGQRARVRCHIYNSAATERCRMYYSSIAERVEKMKSKLQQKKKKKNE comes from the exons ATGCAGCAGCAGACTACTACTTCAACAGATTCTCCAACTCCTCAACTTGAAAACCATTCAGATTCAG AATCCAACCTGCACACTTCAACAGACTCTCCAACACCTGATGTAAATGTTGGCAAAACTAGTACAG aTATACTCAGAGATGTAATTTTATGGAAGAGGAAGAGTTTTACTGTTGCTGCGCTATTAGCAGCTACAGCGATATGGCTGGCACTTGAAGTCTATGGATTGACCTTTATAACGCTGTTTTCATGGATCGCCATGTTCCTCATCGTTTCCACCTTTTTATGGGGCAACATACATATGCTCTTGGGGAA AGAGCCCCTGGACATGTCAAGGATGTACATAAGCGATGAATCAGTTGTGGAAGCAGGAATCAAATTTCGTGAATCAGTTGAGAATAGCCTGAGGTTTCTGTTTAACGTGAGTACCAAGAGAGAGTGGTTCGTCTTTGCTGGGACTGTAGCTTCTTTGGGATTGCTTTCTGTTGTGGGAAGTTACTTAGATTTACTTACGCTTCTCTACAttg GTATTGTGATGGGACTGACTGTACCGGTTGTATATGTGAAATATGAAGACAGAATTAAGGACTTGGGGCAGCGAGCAAGGGTCCGATGCCACATATATAACAGCGCGGCAACTGAGAGATGTCGCATGTATTACAGCTCCATAGCGGAGAGGGTCGAGAAAATGAAGAGCAAGTTGCagcagaagaaaaagaaaaaaaatgagtag
- the LOC101251733 gene encoding probable disease resistance protein At5g66900, which yields MAAALFGGAALGPVFDQLLKAVIDFGVNIATFRSKFLSLKQTLTDIKPVFHDIERLNEALDGRDEEIDMFKKQLMKGEELVRKCSKIKRCDPLKKWSYSRKLTKLDNSLVKFCQIHGLIQVVRDSKQILVKVNENGKKLEEIHSMMRDVSLTRSGSSIGFTNSSASSGWMNGSSFGFSGSSDVPQVSDSMVGFDVPLHELKQKLKVLQEKDQVLVLSAPPGCGKTTLAARLCQEDDIKAIYRDNIFFVTVTKTPNIKRIVGEIFEKKGFRVPEFANEHDAICKLNSLLGGITPQPILLVLDDVWSESEFIIDHLKLQISDFKILVTSRYVFPKFDTYKLKLLSEEDAKDLFCISAFKDGSPDVRLNLVHKVVRSCGGFPLALRVVGRSLCGQSEVIWFNRVMMQSKRQILFPTENDLLRSLQASIDALDEKVLYSRETTTLRDCYLDLGSFPEDQRIHPAALLDMWVERYNLDEDGITAMAIFLELSSQNLVNLALARQDARAVLGLHNLHYIQQHDMLRELVIHQCDEKPVEERMRIYINIKGNEFPRWWFEQRLQPLQAEVLSIVTDEDFSCNWHGVQFPKVEVLVLNFETRTYKLPPFIEQMSQLKTLVLTNNGFFPAKLNNFQLCSLLNLKRINLERISVTSIMSANLQLPNLRKISLNMCEIREAFENSAAKMSYMWPKLVEINIEYCSDLTKVPAEICDLVDLKRLSICYCHELVSLPEELGKLTNLEVLRLHSCTNLAELPKSIVKLIKLKFLDVYDCVEMDDLPLEMDQLCSLQTLCMGSSLGVDKLPDSLQKLVKLEDIVCDEETAYLWEPVKEHLKNLRITVMEEHINLNLLHRS from the exons ATGGCAGCAGCTCTCTTCGGAGGAGCTGCTTTGGGTCCAGTCTTCGACCAACTTCTCAAAGCAGTTATTGATTTTGGCGTAAACATTGCCACTTTCCGGTCCAAATTCCTCAGCTTGAAGCAGACATTGACCGACATCAAACCAGTATTCCATGACATTGAGAGGCTAAACGAGGCCCTAGACGGCCGTGATGAAGAAATAGACATGTTTAAGAAGCAGTTGATGAAAGGTGAAGAGCTAGTCCGCAAGTGTTCCAAGATTAAACGCTGCGACCCTTTGAAGAAGTGGAGTTACTCCAGGAAACTAACGAAGTTGGATAATTCACTAGTGAAGTTCTGCCAGATACACGGTTTAATTCAGGTGGTTAGGGATAGTAAACAGATTCTGGTTAAGGTTAATGAAAATGGCAAGAAATTGGAGGAGATCCACTCGATGATGAGAGATGTTTCATTGACGAGATCCGGGAGTAGTATTGGATTTACAAATTCTAGTGCTTCTTCAGGGTGGATGAATGGTTCTAGTTTTGGGTTTTCAGGATCGTCTGATGTGCCTCAAGTTTCTGATTCTATGGTTGGATTTGATGTCCCACTTCATGAACTGAAACAGAAATTGAAGGTGCTTCAGGAGAAAGATCAAGTGCTGGTTCTTTCTGCTCCTCCTGGCTGTGGAAAAACTACTTTGGCAGCAAGGCTTTGTCAAGAGGATGATATCAAAg CCATATACAGGGACAACATCTTTTTTGTCACTGTTACCAAAACACCGAACATCAAACGCATTGTTGGGGAAATCTTTGAGAAGAAAGGCTTCAGGGTTCCAGAGTTTGCTAATGAGCATGATGCAATCTGCAAACTCAACAGCCTCCTTGGGGGAATCACTCCTCAACCAATATTACTGGTGCTGGATGATGTTTGGTCTGAATCAGAGTTCATCATCGATCATCTTAAATTACAGATATCTGATTTTAAGATTTTGGTCACTTCGAGATATGTATTCCCGAAATTTGATACATATAAATTAAAGCTTTTGAGCGAGGAGGACGCAAAGGATCTCTTCTGCATTTCAGCTTTTAAAGATGGCAGCCCTGATGTGCGGCTTAATCTTGTTCATAAG GTGGTGAGAAGTTGTGGCGGTTTTCCACTGGCTCTTAGAGTTGTAGGTCGTTCATTGTGTGGCCAGTCTGAGGTGATATGGTTTAACAGAGTAATGATGCAGTCTAAAAGGCAAATTCTCTTCCCTACTGAGAATGATCTGCTTCGTTCTTTGCAAGCCAGCATTGATGCCTTGGATGAAAAAGTTCTTTACAGCAGAGAAACAACTACATTAAGAGACTGCTACCTGGATTTAGGATCATTTCCTGAAGATCAAAGAATTCATCCTGCTGCTCTTTTGGATATGTGGGTGGAACGATACAATCTAGATGAAGATGGCATCACTGCAATGGCCATCTTCCTTGAACTTTCTTCACAAAACCTGGTTAATCTCGCCCTTGCAAG ACAGGATGCACGAGCAGTTCTTGGCTTACATAACTTGCATTACATACAGCAGCATGATATGCTGAGAGAACTGGTCATACACCAGTGTGATGAGAAGCCGGTAGAAGAGAGAATGAGAATATATATCAACATCAAGGGGAATGAATTTCCTAGGTGGTGGTTTGAACAAAGACTTCAACCACTTCAAGCGGAGGTTTTGTCTATTGTCACAG ATGAAGATTTCTCCTGTAACTGGCATGGCGTGCAGTTTCCTAAAGTTGAAGTACTTGTGTTGAACTTTGAAACAAGGACCTACAAATTACCCCCTTTTATAGAGCAGATGAGCCAATTGAAGACACTGGTTCTGACAAACAATGGTTTCTTCCCAGCCAAGTTGAATAATTTTCAGCTTTGTTCTCTGCTCAATCTTAAGAGAATCAACCTGGAACGCATCTCTGTTACATCCATTATGTCAGCCAATCTGCAGCTACCAAATTTGCGCAAAATCTCCCTGAACATGTGTGAAATCAGGGAGGCATTTGAGAACTCTGCTGCCAAGATGTCTTATATGTGGCCAAAACTCGTTGAGATTAATATCGAGTACTGCAGCGATTTAACAAAAGTACCAGCTGAAATATGTGATCTTGTTGATCTTAAAAGGCTCAGCATCTGTTATTGTCACGAACTGGTTTCCCTTCCGGAAGAGCTTGGGAAGTTGACAAATTTGGAAGTATTAAGGCTTCATTCTTGCACAAATTTGGCTGAGTTGCCGAAGTCTATAGTAAAACTtattaaattgaaatttcttgacgTATACGATTGTGTGGAGATGGATGACTTGCCATTGGAAATGGATCAACTCTGTTCTTTACAGACTCTTTGCATGGGAAGTTCCCTGGGTGTTGATAAGCTGCCCGATTCTCTGCAAAAACTAGTAAAGTTGGAAGACATTGTATGTGATGAAGAAACAGCCTATTTATGGGAACCTGTTAAGGAACATCTGAAGAATCTGAGAATCACTGTGATGGAGGAACATATCAATTTGAATTTGCTGCATAGATCATAA
- the LOC101251432 gene encoding serine/threonine-protein kinase SAPK10 isoform X2, giving the protein MEQLLVSPFDTLDERINSTIDENVQREIINHRSLRHPNIIRFKEVILTPTHLAIVMEYASGGELFERISNAGRFNEDEARFFFQQLISGVSYCHSMQVCHRDLKLENTLLDGSPAPRLKICDFGYSKSALLHSQPKSTVGTPAYIAPEVLLRKEYDGKIADVWSCGVTLYVMLVGAYPFEDPDEPKDFRKTINRILSVQYSVPENIQISEECRHLISRIFVGDPAQRITMPEIRNHVWFLKNLPADLIDDRMISDQFEEPDQPMQSIDTIMQIISEATVPPIGLYNLEMMDDDMDDLDSEPDLDIDSSGEIIYAM; this is encoded by the exons ATGGAGCAACTGCTAGTCTCTCCCTTCGACACATTAGATGAAAGGATCAATTCAACA ATAGATGAAAACGTTCAGCGGGAGATAATCAATCACAGGTCGCTGAGGCATCCTAACATAATTAGGTTCAAAGAG GTGATTCTGACGCCAACTCATCTCGCTATTGTGATGGAGTATGCATCTGGTGGGGAGCTTTTTGAGAGAATCTCTAATGCGGGGCGCTTCAATGAGGATGAG GCTCGCTTCTTCTTCCAGCAACTTATATCTGGTGTCAGCTACTGTCACTCCATG CAAGTATGTCATCGGGACTTGAAGCTGGAAAATACGTTGCTTGATGGAAGCCCTGCTCCTCGGCtaaaaatttgtgattttgggTATTCCAAG TCTGCTCTGCTGCATTCACAGCCAAAATCAACTGTGGGAACACCTGCATATATTGCACCAGAAGTTTTGTTGAGGAAAGAATACGATGGCAAG ATTGCAGATGTCTGGTCGTGTGGAGTGACATTGTATGTCATGTTAGTGGGTGCTTACCCTTTTGAGGATCCTGATGAACCAAAAGATTTTCGGAAGACGATCAAT AGGATCCTGAGCGTGCAGTATTCTGTTCCTGAGAACATTCAGATATCTGAGGAATGTCGCCACTTAATCTCAAGGATCTTTGTTGGAGATCCGGCACAG AGGATCACAATGCCTGAAATCAGGAATCATGTATGGTTTTTGAAGAATCTTCCAGCGGACTTAATAGACGATAGGATGATTAGTGATCAGTTTGAAGAACCCGATCAACCAATGCAGAGCATTGATACGATCATGCAAATAATCTCAGAGGCAACAGTACCACCAATTGGCTTGTATAACTTGGAAATGATGGACGATGACATGGATGACTTGGATTCAGAGCCTGATCTTGATATTGATAGCAGCGGGGAGATCATATATGCAATGTGA
- the LOC101251432 gene encoding serine/threonine-protein kinase SRK2I isoform X1: protein MDRGPGPCMDMPIMHDSDRYDFVRDIGSGNFGVARLMTDKQTKELVAVKYIERGDKIDENVQREIINHRSLRHPNIIRFKEVILTPTHLAIVMEYASGGELFERISNAGRFNEDEARFFFQQLISGVSYCHSMQVCHRDLKLENTLLDGSPAPRLKICDFGYSKSALLHSQPKSTVGTPAYIAPEVLLRKEYDGKIADVWSCGVTLYVMLVGAYPFEDPDEPKDFRKTINRILSVQYSVPENIQISEECRHLISRIFVGDPAQRITMPEIRNHVWFLKNLPADLIDDRMISDQFEEPDQPMQSIDTIMQIISEATVPPIGLYNLEMMDDDMDDLDSEPDLDIDSSGEIIYAM, encoded by the exons ATGGATCGAGGTCCGGGACCGTGTATGGATATGCCGATCATGCACGATAGTGACCGGTACGATTTTGTTAGAGATATCGGGTCGGGTAACTTTGGCGTTGCGAGGTTGATGACAGATAAGCAGACTAAAGAGCTAGTTGCTGTCAAGTACATCGAAAGAGGCGATAAG ATAGATGAAAACGTTCAGCGGGAGATAATCAATCACAGGTCGCTGAGGCATCCTAACATAATTAGGTTCAAAGAG GTGATTCTGACGCCAACTCATCTCGCTATTGTGATGGAGTATGCATCTGGTGGGGAGCTTTTTGAGAGAATCTCTAATGCGGGGCGCTTCAATGAGGATGAG GCTCGCTTCTTCTTCCAGCAACTTATATCTGGTGTCAGCTACTGTCACTCCATG CAAGTATGTCATCGGGACTTGAAGCTGGAAAATACGTTGCTTGATGGAAGCCCTGCTCCTCGGCtaaaaatttgtgattttgggTATTCCAAG TCTGCTCTGCTGCATTCACAGCCAAAATCAACTGTGGGAACACCTGCATATATTGCACCAGAAGTTTTGTTGAGGAAAGAATACGATGGCAAG ATTGCAGATGTCTGGTCGTGTGGAGTGACATTGTATGTCATGTTAGTGGGTGCTTACCCTTTTGAGGATCCTGATGAACCAAAAGATTTTCGGAAGACGATCAAT AGGATCCTGAGCGTGCAGTATTCTGTTCCTGAGAACATTCAGATATCTGAGGAATGTCGCCACTTAATCTCAAGGATCTTTGTTGGAGATCCGGCACAG AGGATCACAATGCCTGAAATCAGGAATCATGTATGGTTTTTGAAGAATCTTCCAGCGGACTTAATAGACGATAGGATGATTAGTGATCAGTTTGAAGAACCCGATCAACCAATGCAGAGCATTGATACGATCATGCAAATAATCTCAGAGGCAACAGTACCACCAATTGGCTTGTATAACTTGGAAATGATGGACGATGACATGGATGACTTGGATTCAGAGCCTGATCTTGATATTGATAGCAGCGGGGAGATCATATATGCAATGTGA